The DNA segment CATGCGATTTTAGTGAAAATATGACGTGAAAGTGAAAGTGTAACTGTTTTGAGTCTTGCTTAGTTGCACAGGGCAGTATTTATCCTAGCAATACTTTTGGGTTACATGGTTGCTACTTGCTATTGGGTGGAGATAATTAGCTTGGGATTTGTAAGATTTGGGAAGGCATTGCATGCGTAGCATGTTCTGTAtcaaaattttggtttttattttatatgggaTAATAGGGCTGTACTTGTAATAGTGAGGCACATCTTGTGCTATTTTCCTTTCATTAAGTATTAATAATATTCTATGTcccttcaacaaaaaaaaatcaagttcaaCGATTAGTTAAGTTTCATTTTGTCGAAAGATAAACTAATAAAACCATGACGTAAACTATGCTTATTAACTACTACAATTAATCGAAGACATTGAACCACAATTCTCCTTGGTAAGTTTCTTGTACAACTTTCAGAAGTTGCCACGAAAACCATTAATCGCAAGATGAATTACATTAGCAACACACTTCTGACCTGCTTTACCCATTTAAATCACTGCACATTATACATGAGCTCtaatctatcatttttaatgataaatatgGCTTGATAAAAAACACAACAGGATAGGACAGCACTTGTATTTATCAAACTAATgtcaattttcaattataaagTAATCAGTTTCATCGGTTCAAAATAAGCTAGCAAGCAAAGGAAACTGAAAATATCCACGAGTTGCTTCATCAAGCTCCAGTTGCCTCAACCATTTCTTGTTCCACGGTGCTTGGGGTAACTGGGTAGTAATGGTAATGAAGTTCCCCAACATCATCACCGGACAATTTCTTCCATCCATTTGGACCCACATAGTAAACTAAAAGTCATAAAAATCTCCAAGTTAGTGAAACACAGTGATTTCGTGAATTACAAGTTTATAGCTATAAATTATGCATCTAAAATAGCTGCTGAAACACCCAGTCAGTGATAAGtgataacaacaataataatattactatataaatatttcatcCTACCTAGTTAGAAACCatgaattattttcaattatccATTTAAATGGGCATAGTAAAATGCACAACATATTTTTTGGTGATCATGAACAATTGTGCTCCAGCAGAAGTGCAAGTGTTACCTTATGAGACTTGTCAATTAAGTTATCATGAATTTGTGTAAATACTAATTTATTGCTGGTCAGAGAGAGGATAGCAACAAAATGTCATAAACAGATAGAAGTTAGTATGTAGATATAGTGGGGGAGAAAGAAAGAGTACCGCTAGCAACTCCACCACTGGCCCCATCACGAAATGTTGCGTGATAAATTGCTCGTCGAGCAAGTTCAGCAGCTTCCTCAACTGACAGGTCATATCGGTACCTAGATGTACAACAAGGAAAATGTCAACAAAATTTGGCAGAAGAGTTATAGGTGATAGTTAAATAGGAAGTTTAACTAACCCGCTGTCCAATACACCATAAGCATATGGTGAACCAGATCCAACAGAGAATCTAGTGCCTTTAAGTCTTCCTCCTTCACTATCAACATAATATAGACCAGGACcctaaaaaagagataaatgcTGTAAGTAACAATTGGACTAGCTGAGAAAAAGTTGCTCAATAATTTGTCTTGTGAATTACCGTCTCATCCCATCCAGCAATCATGGTACCAACAGATAACCCCATTCCACGATAAGAGTATAAAATATTGGCAAGTAGCTTTGAGGCTCCTGTCACTGAAATTCTCCTTTTATTTGCCAACTCGTGCAAACGACACTACAAATAATGCGGACCAAATCAGAGAACCCATGTGTAACTTCATAAAACATAAAAGGCAGAAAACATATCTTGAAAAACAAAAGCCAaaagatacaaaaaaaaatttaagttgatTAAACCAGTCATTTAGATCTTCTATGTTACACCTAGTCCTGTTAGTCGAGTGACGGTTAATAATGAGTAAAGACTGTCTATAATCTGG comes from the Glycine soja cultivar W05 chromosome 6, ASM419377v2, whole genome shotgun sequence genome and includes:
- the LOC114416225 gene encoding proteasome subunit beta type-5; amino-acid sequence: MKLDTTGLESFPTLLAPQNDVVGELSAAPSFDLPNSNDFDGFVKEAIQMVKPAKGTTTLAFIFKEGVMVAADSRASMGGYISSQSVKKIIEINPYMLGTMAGGAADCQFWHRNLGIKCRLHELANKRRISVTGASKLLANILYSYRGMGLSVGTMIAGWDETGPGLYYVDSEGGRLKGTRFSVGSGSPYAYGVLDSGYRYDLSVEEAAELARRAIYHATFRDGASGGVASVYYVGPNGWKKLSGDDVGELHYHYYPVTPSTVEQEMVEATGA